The following are from one region of the Methanomassiliicoccales archaeon LGM-DZ1 genome:
- a CDS encoding regulator of amino acid metabolism, contains ACT domain protein, giving the protein MDRIQKYFGRHPSQMAVARLLLSQGLSVHDGYIWCGDIRQADTSVAEAAKVDRRVVRSAVERIMGEPELLALYSKLRCMVLLSDVAKELGCSVIEVIPTDEKVPGIMSGIMDIIFKAGINVKQAVVSEPADDGQSHLILITEGEMPGTVISAVRESFGVASVIIR; this is encoded by the coding sequence ATGGACCGTATTCAGAAGTATTTCGGACGCCATCCCTCCCAGATGGCAGTCGCAAGGCTGCTGCTGAGCCAGGGGCTCAGCGTTCACGACGGCTACATCTGGTGCGGGGATATCAGGCAGGCGGACACATCCGTCGCCGAGGCCGCCAAGGTAGACCGCAGGGTGGTCCGCTCGGCCGTGGAGAGGATAATGGGCGAACCCGAGCTGCTGGCACTGTACTCCAAGCTCAGATGCATGGTGCTCCTCTCGGACGTCGCGAAGGAGCTGGGATGCTCGGTCATCGAGGTCATCCCCACCGACGAGAAGGTCCCGGGGATAATGTCAGGCATCATGGACATCATCTTCAAGGCCGGGATCAACGTCAAGCAGGCGGTCGTCAGCGAGCCCGCCGACGACGGCCAATCGCATCTGATCCTCATCACCGAGGGCGAGATGCCGGGGACCGTCATATCGGCCGTCCGCGAGAGCTTCGGCGTCGCGAGCGTCATCATCAGATGA
- a CDS encoding imidazoleglycerol-phosphate dehydratase: MTATSRRADLERSTRETDVKVGLCIDGTGEFDVKCDIQFLKHMCETLARYADFNLTLEAGGDNDHHVIEDTAIALGEAFKRALGDGPVERTASCVLPMDDALVLVSIDLVDRPYCDADLPDPLYIHFMRSFAMSAGITLHTVKFRGFDDHHVIEATFKALGKCLKNAVRPRDRLLSTKNAVKTV; the protein is encoded by the coding sequence ATGACGGCTACGTCAAGGAGAGCGGACCTGGAGCGCAGCACCCGCGAGACCGATGTGAAGGTCGGGCTGTGCATCGACGGCACAGGGGAATTCGACGTCAAATGCGACATCCAGTTCCTGAAGCACATGTGCGAGACCCTCGCCAGGTACGCCGACTTCAACCTCACCCTCGAGGCAGGCGGGGACAACGACCACCACGTGATTGAGGACACCGCCATCGCCCTGGGGGAGGCGTTCAAGCGCGCCCTGGGCGACGGGCCCGTCGAGAGGACGGCATCCTGCGTCCTCCCCATGGACGACGCCCTCGTCCTCGTGTCCATTGACCTCGTCGACAGGCCGTACTGCGACGCCGACCTGCCCGATCCCCTCTACATCCACTTCATGAGGAGCTTCGCGATGTCCGCCGGGATCACCCTGCACACCGTGAAGTTCAGGGGGTTCGACGACCACCACGTGATCGAGGCGACGTTCAAGGCTCTCGGCAAATGCCTCAAGAACGCGGTCAGGCCCCGCGACAGGCTCCTGAGCACCAAGAACGCGGTCAAGACGGTGTGA
- the hisF gene encoding imidazole glycerol phosphate synthase subunit HisF: MLAKRVIPCLDVKDGKVVKGTEFVNLKEVGRPPELAERYSRQGADEITFLDIAASKESRGTTLGLVKETAERVFVPLTVGGGIRTADDVHNALLAGADKVSMNSAAVAHPEVISESAERFGRQCVVVAIDAKRTGSTSSGFEVFVKGGTEPTGIDALAWAAEAEDRGAGEILLTSIDADGTRNGYDIPLTKAVVEETSVPVVASGGCGGIDDIYRVFAETDCSAALAASIFHYGECTVDDVHEYLRERGIEVR, encoded by the coding sequence ATGCTCGCCAAGAGGGTCATCCCGTGCCTCGATGTGAAGGACGGCAAGGTCGTCAAAGGAACGGAGTTCGTCAACCTGAAGGAGGTCGGGCGCCCGCCCGAGCTCGCCGAGCGGTACTCCAGGCAGGGCGCCGACGAGATCACCTTCCTGGACATCGCCGCCTCCAAGGAATCCCGCGGGACCACGCTCGGCCTCGTGAAGGAGACCGCGGAGCGCGTCTTCGTCCCCCTCACGGTCGGCGGGGGCATCCGCACGGCCGACGATGTGCACAACGCCCTCCTGGCCGGAGCGGACAAGGTCTCCATGAACTCCGCCGCCGTGGCGCACCCGGAGGTCATCTCCGAATCCGCCGAGAGGTTCGGGAGGCAGTGCGTCGTCGTCGCCATCGACGCCAAGCGCACCGGGAGCACCTCTTCCGGGTTCGAGGTGTTCGTCAAAGGCGGCACGGAGCCCACCGGCATCGACGCCCTCGCCTGGGCGGCCGAGGCCGAGGACCGCGGCGCCGGCGAGATACTGCTCACCTCGATCGATGCGGACGGGACCCGCAACGGCTACGACATCCCGCTGACGAAGGCCGTGGTCGAGGAGACGAGCGTCCCCGTGGTCGCTTCCGGAGGATGCGGCGGCATAGACGACATCTACCGGGTGTTCGCCGAGACCGACTGCTCCGCGGCGCTCGCCGCGAGCATATTCCACTACGGGGAATGCACCGTGGACGACGTGCACGAATACCTCCGCGAGAGGGGGATAGAGGTCAGATGA
- the hisIE gene encoding bifunctional phosphoribosyl-AMP cyclohydrolase/phosphoribosyl-ATP diphosphatase HisIE — protein MTEIPKLNYDDKGLVPVIVQDYRTNEVLMLAYSNEEAVRLMYETGYTHFWSRSRQKMWKKGEESGHVQRIKSIEADCDADTLLVRVDQTGPACHTGHPSCFFTTVEGSTDDTAAIMPELIRTIKDRKENPSEESYTCKLFSNENKMCKKIVEEAAEVILAVRDHDKEEIASETADLIYHTLVALVKEDVDLGLVYKELTERHS, from the coding sequence ATGACGGAGATTCCGAAGCTGAATTACGATGACAAGGGGCTGGTCCCCGTCATCGTGCAGGACTACAGGACCAACGAGGTCCTCATGCTGGCATATTCGAACGAGGAGGCCGTGAGGCTGATGTACGAGACAGGCTACACCCACTTCTGGAGCCGCAGCAGGCAGAAGATGTGGAAGAAGGGAGAGGAGTCCGGCCACGTGCAGAGGATAAAATCGATCGAGGCCGACTGCGACGCCGACACCCTGCTGGTCAGGGTCGACCAGACCGGCCCCGCCTGCCACACCGGCCACCCCTCCTGCTTCTTCACCACCGTCGAGGGCAGCACGGACGACACCGCCGCCATCATGCCCGAGCTCATCCGCACCATAAAGGACAGGAAGGAGAACCCCTCGGAGGAGAGCTACACCTGCAAGCTCTTCTCCAACGAGAACAAGATGTGCAAGAAGATCGTCGAAGAGGCCGCCGAGGTCATCCTCGCGGTCAGGGACCACGACAAGGAGGAGATCGCGTCGGAGACGGCCGACCTCATCTACCACACCCTGGTGGCCCTGGTGAAGGAAGACGTGGACCTGGGCCTTGTCTATAAAGAGCTCACGGAGAGGCATTCATGA
- a CDS encoding histidinol phosphate phosphatase domain-containing protein codes for MKPRADLHTHTVFSDGELIPAELVRRASVLGHDLLAITDHVDMTNVEWVVTNLVKATQLNRDYNIRVLPGVEITHVPPALIAQVAHDARRFGAKIVVVHGETIVEPVAPGTDRAAAENPDIDVLAHPGFITAEEADIARENGVALEISGRSGHSFTNGHVCSIARASKCMMVVDSDTHQPENLMDDEAATKIALGAGLTAEEADKALHKTPYKIAEGL; via the coding sequence ATGAAGCCCAGGGCGGACCTGCATACGCACACCGTCTTCAGCGACGGGGAGCTCATCCCGGCGGAGCTCGTGCGGAGGGCATCAGTGCTAGGACATGACCTCCTGGCCATCACCGACCACGTCGACATGACCAATGTCGAATGGGTGGTGACCAACCTCGTCAAGGCCACGCAGCTGAACAGGGACTACAACATCCGCGTCCTCCCGGGCGTGGAGATCACCCATGTGCCTCCGGCGCTCATCGCCCAGGTCGCGCACGACGCCCGCCGCTTCGGCGCGAAGATTGTCGTGGTGCACGGCGAGACCATCGTCGAACCGGTCGCCCCCGGCACCGACAGGGCGGCCGCGGAGAACCCCGACATCGATGTGCTGGCACATCCCGGGTTCATCACCGCGGAGGAGGCCGACATCGCAAGGGAGAACGGCGTGGCCCTGGAGATCTCCGGGCGCAGCGGCCACAGCTTCACCAACGGGCACGTGTGCAGTATCGCGAGGGCGTCCAAGTGCATGATGGTGGTCGACTCCGACACCCACCAGCCCGAGAACCTCATGGACGACGAAGCGGCGACCAAGATCGCACTCGGAGCCGGCCTCACAGCCGAAGAGGCCGATAAGGCCCTCCACAAAACGCCTTACAAGATCGCCGAAGGCCTCTGA
- a CDS encoding iron-containing alcohol dehydrogenase, translating into MKDFHWSVPANIVFGRGKADTVGSEVSKIGAKALVVTGRSSAKTGLLDRVLGQLDDEHIGYCVFDSVSANPLTTAVADGAALARSEGCGTVVALGGGSPIDCAKGIALMACSPGRVEDFLEKGFSEQEYSALPIIAVPTTCGTGSESNGTAILTDPATKDKRGIRDDCLIPRCAIVDPSLMETMPRSVLAPVTFDALCHSMESYVSPGASPVTEAISLECLRLLTDNIVAANDDIHDTEALDAVTAAASAVGMAFYVSSLAAPHGLEHPLSGLRNIVHGRGLAALTPTVIRHSVEGAPEKYAVISRFLGGKGSEDCAAQVEMLLDRIGLSVYLSDEGFTEEDIPWLASNAFRVSKARLLGNPKPITTEEEVSLIYRESM; encoded by the coding sequence ATGAAGGATTTCCACTGGTCTGTTCCTGCCAACATCGTCTTCGGTAGGGGGAAGGCAGATACTGTCGGCAGCGAGGTCTCCAAGATCGGCGCCAAGGCTCTGGTGGTGACCGGCCGGAGCAGTGCGAAGACCGGCCTCCTGGACCGCGTCCTCGGGCAGCTCGATGATGAGCATATCGGCTACTGCGTGTTCGACAGCGTCTCGGCCAATCCACTGACCACTGCAGTTGCCGACGGGGCCGCCCTTGCCCGCTCCGAGGGGTGCGGTACGGTCGTCGCCCTCGGCGGCGGGAGTCCCATCGACTGCGCCAAAGGGATCGCCCTCATGGCCTGCAGCCCCGGCCGCGTGGAGGATTTCCTGGAGAAAGGGTTCTCCGAGCAGGAGTACTCAGCACTCCCCATAATCGCGGTGCCGACCACCTGCGGGACCGGGAGCGAGAGCAACGGAACGGCCATTCTGACAGACCCTGCAACGAAGGACAAGCGCGGGATCAGGGACGACTGCCTCATACCCAGATGCGCGATCGTGGACCCTTCGCTGATGGAGACGATGCCCCGTTCGGTCCTCGCTCCGGTGACCTTCGATGCCCTCTGCCACAGCATGGAATCATATGTCAGCCCCGGCGCCTCCCCGGTCACCGAGGCCATCTCGCTGGAATGCCTCCGCCTGCTGACGGACAATATCGTCGCCGCGAACGACGACATCCATGACACGGAGGCCCTGGACGCCGTGACCGCCGCAGCCTCGGCGGTCGGCATGGCGTTCTACGTCTCGAGCCTGGCCGCCCCGCACGGCCTGGAGCACCCGCTGAGCGGTCTGAGGAACATCGTCCACGGCAGGGGGCTCGCGGCCCTCACGCCGACGGTCATCAGGCATTCGGTCGAAGGCGCGCCCGAGAAGTACGCCGTCATCTCCCGCTTCCTGGGCGGGAAAGGCTCCGAGGACTGCGCCGCGCAGGTCGAGATGCTCCTGGACCGCATCGGGCTGAGCGTCTACCTGTCAGACGAGGGCTTCACGGAGGAGGACATCCCCTGGCTGGCCTCCAATGCCTTCAGGGTCTCGAAGGCCAGGCTTCTGGGGAACCCCAAGCCCATCACGACAGAGGAAGAGGTCTCGCTGATCTACCGCGAATCGATGTAA
- the mtnP gene encoding S-methyl-5'-thioadenosine phosphorylase yields MPKIAIIGGSGIYNPDSFELIREEFPDTPYGKPSDPIMIGKINGVEVAFLYRHGKQHQHPPSSVPYRANMYALWKLGVEYVISACAVGSLKEEFRPGDLVICDQVIDFTRGRKLTYFYDQTVHISMPDPCCPYLNKIFAGAAEEMGIRYHLGGTYVCIEGPRFSSRAESRMFRSFGDLVGMTMIPEVTLCRELGMCYCSLATITDYDAWKDEAVTIDMVNKTMAECLDKVLRLLELGLPRIGKSDCCCAEAAEGCGSLKAIEKQ; encoded by the coding sequence ATGCCAAAGATCGCAATCATCGGCGGTTCCGGGATCTACAACCCGGACAGCTTCGAGCTCATACGGGAAGAGTTCCCGGACACCCCTTACGGGAAGCCCTCAGACCCCATCATGATCGGGAAGATCAACGGCGTGGAGGTCGCGTTCCTCTACCGCCACGGCAAGCAGCACCAGCATCCGCCTTCCTCCGTCCCCTACAGGGCCAACATGTACGCTCTCTGGAAGCTCGGCGTGGAGTATGTGATCTCTGCGTGCGCCGTCGGCTCCCTCAAAGAGGAGTTCCGCCCCGGAGACCTCGTCATCTGCGACCAGGTCATCGACTTCACCCGCGGCAGGAAGCTGACCTACTTCTACGACCAGACGGTGCACATCTCGATGCCGGACCCCTGCTGCCCCTACCTGAACAAGATCTTCGCGGGCGCAGCGGAGGAGATGGGGATCAGGTACCATCTCGGAGGCACCTATGTGTGCATCGAGGGCCCCAGGTTCTCCAGCAGGGCCGAGAGCAGGATGTTCAGGAGCTTCGGCGACCTGGTCGGCATGACAATGATCCCAGAGGTCACCCTCTGCCGCGAGCTTGGCATGTGCTACTGCAGCCTGGCGACCATAACCGACTACGATGCCTGGAAGGACGAGGCCGTCACCATCGACATGGTGAACAAGACCATGGCCGAATGCCTCGACAAGGTCCTCAGGCTCCTCGAGCTCGGCCTCCCCAGGATCGGGAAGTCGGACTGCTGCTGCGCCGAGGCCGCCGAAGGCTGCGGATCGCTCAAGGCCATAGAGAAACAGTGA
- a CDS encoding ATP-binding protein: protein MIQRTVRKAIEESILRKPVTLVTGPRQVGKTTLCKAIGDEHGFGYVSLADMGNREQALSDPVMFLKSHPAPLVIDEVQYAPGLFDALEAEADGRKAETGSNAGMYLIIGSQVYGLMKGVTQSMAGRVSVIQMSPLSLSETLGREEVPFRVDFESDLRRASESKLSVGDIYERIFRGSYPELWNDRTEDPRDFYSDYVSAYIESDASQIISVKDKIKFHQFLELMASLSGQELVYNRISNSLGISVKTAESWVGVLATGGIITLLEPYCDRSKLKRIVRRPKMYFCDTGLACFLARVCDPESLRAGYLSGHFVETYIVNEIMKSCKNNRDFPGLYYYRDSEMNEIDLMILRNGTFSLVECKAGISYGAEDVKAFRKMKKSGFKIGHSCIICMTDTGYPVAENVYALPIASI from the coding sequence ATGATTCAGAGAACCGTTCGGAAGGCCATCGAAGAAAGCATCCTCCGCAAGCCTGTCACCCTTGTCACAGGCCCGAGGCAGGTAGGCAAGACAACGCTCTGCAAGGCCATAGGGGACGAGCACGGATTCGGATACGTCTCCCTCGCAGATATGGGCAACCGTGAACAGGCGCTCAGCGACCCTGTGATGTTCCTGAAGTCCCACCCAGCGCCGCTGGTGATTGATGAAGTTCAGTATGCGCCCGGGCTCTTTGATGCCTTGGAGGCCGAAGCAGACGGAAGAAAGGCAGAGACTGGTTCCAATGCCGGAATGTATCTGATCATAGGGAGCCAGGTTTACGGCCTTATGAAGGGCGTGACACAATCCATGGCCGGGAGAGTGTCGGTGATCCAGATGTCGCCTCTGAGCCTGAGCGAGACGCTCGGCAGGGAGGAAGTGCCATTCAGGGTGGACTTCGAGAGCGATCTCCGGAGAGCGTCCGAATCGAAACTGTCTGTCGGGGATATCTATGAACGGATCTTCCGCGGCTCGTATCCGGAGCTATGGAACGATAGGACAGAAGATCCCAGGGATTTCTATTCCGACTATGTTTCCGCATATATCGAAAGCGACGCAAGCCAGATAATCAGCGTGAAGGACAAGATCAAATTCCATCAGTTCCTCGAACTGATGGCATCGCTCAGCGGCCAGGAACTGGTCTACAACAGAATATCCAATTCCCTCGGGATCAGCGTCAAGACCGCAGAATCATGGGTAGGAGTGCTCGCTACCGGAGGGATCATAACCCTGCTTGAACCGTACTGTGATAGGTCCAAACTGAAACGCATCGTCCGCCGCCCCAAGATGTATTTCTGCGATACAGGCCTGGCATGCTTCCTGGCAAGGGTTTGCGATCCGGAATCCCTGAGGGCCGGATACCTCAGCGGGCATTTTGTTGAGACCTACATCGTCAATGAAATAATGAAAAGCTGCAAGAATAACCGCGACTTTCCGGGTCTGTACTACTATCGCGACTCGGAGATGAACGAGATAGACCTCATGATCCTCCGCAACGGAACATTCTCCCTCGTTGAATGCAAGGCCGGCATCTCATACGGCGCCGAGGACGTGAAGGCATTCCGGAAGATGAAGAAGTCCGGTTTCAAGATAGGCCATTCATGCATCATCTGCATGACGGACACCGGCTATCCTGTGGCCGAGAATGTTTACGCTCTACCGATAGCATCCATCTGA
- the hypF gene encoding carbamoyltransferase HypF codes for MRIVFRGTVQGVGFRPAVYRTAVSLGLHGSVRNDGSRVTVDIDRDDLTEKFISELKASLPPLARIDSVETERFAVEAGSFSIAASGEDGRDGASIPTDTAICPKCLEDMRSGRRKGYAFTFCTDCGPRFTTLTAMPYDRAHTSMSAFPMCPECAKEYSDPSDRRFHHQTICCPRCGPQYRLAGADGSEIASDDPIRDFAARLDGGAIGVAESWGGMHICCTLAQLEKLRSWYRRPQKPFAIMVRDIETAERYCSPTDAEREQLLSPHRPIVLVKKKETEFSGLISPGIDTTGVFLPYTGMQHLLFDSLGADALVMTSANPPGEPMATDPEDAFRLGADCYLLHNQAIVNRADDTVLRMCGDSVFYIRKSRGAIPSFYEIPLEGGAAAVGAQENLAGAVAWKGRIYPTQYIGNGEKFGVEDYLEEAVRRQLEFTGCEPSVIAEDMHPAYANRAFAARLAEEWGAEVTDVQHHHAHAVSLMADSGIWDHLTVLALDGTGHGDDGAAWGGEVMSCTLGSYERLAHLQYLPLIGGQKAVEDIRRLRLAADLANGAETDTGFSDAELSVLSKLAGRSVRSSSFGRFLDALAYSLEVCRARTYDGEPAMKLEHLLARGHLIDGFGTETVRGEIQTAPLFLRLGKADPADEAYSAVHGVLAEMVSAASMNAEAEGEDRIGITGGVSYDVPIVKMAEELAEERGMRLIVHSRVPNGDGGISTGQAVCALARAGERRLD; via the coding sequence ATGAGGATCGTCTTCAGAGGCACCGTCCAGGGAGTGGGCTTCCGCCCGGCCGTTTACAGGACGGCGGTCTCCCTCGGCCTGCACGGAAGCGTCCGCAACGACGGCTCCCGCGTGACTGTAGATATAGACCGGGACGATCTTACGGAGAAATTCATCTCCGAGCTGAAGGCCTCCCTCCCCCCGCTCGCCAGGATCGATTCTGTGGAGACCGAGAGGTTCGCCGTGGAAGCCGGTTCGTTCTCGATCGCCGCCTCGGGGGAGGACGGCAGGGACGGCGCTTCCATCCCCACGGACACCGCAATCTGCCCCAAATGCCTGGAGGATATGAGGTCCGGCAGGAGGAAAGGCTACGCCTTCACGTTCTGCACCGACTGCGGGCCCAGGTTCACGACTCTGACCGCGATGCCTTACGACCGCGCCCACACGTCGATGTCCGCATTCCCCATGTGCCCGGAATGCGCCAAAGAGTACTCCGATCCTTCCGACCGCCGCTTCCACCACCAGACGATATGCTGCCCCCGCTGCGGCCCGCAATACAGGCTCGCAGGCGCGGACGGCTCGGAGATCGCCTCGGACGATCCGATAAGGGACTTCGCCGCACGCCTCGACGGCGGAGCGATAGGTGTCGCCGAGAGCTGGGGCGGGATGCACATCTGCTGCACGCTGGCACAGTTGGAGAAGCTCCGCTCGTGGTACCGCCGCCCCCAGAAGCCGTTCGCGATCATGGTGCGCGACATAGAGACTGCGGAGAGGTATTGCAGCCCGACCGACGCGGAAAGGGAGCAGCTCCTGTCCCCGCACCGCCCGATCGTGCTCGTGAAGAAGAAAGAGACCGAGTTCTCCGGACTCATCTCGCCCGGCATCGATACCACCGGGGTGTTCCTGCCCTATACCGGCATGCAGCACCTCCTCTTCGATTCCCTCGGGGCCGACGCCCTGGTCATGACCTCCGCCAACCCGCCGGGGGAGCCTATGGCCACCGATCCGGAAGACGCTTTCCGCCTGGGAGCGGACTGCTACCTCCTGCATAACCAGGCCATCGTCAACCGCGCCGACGATACCGTCCTCCGCATGTGCGGGGACAGCGTGTTCTACATCCGGAAGTCCAGGGGAGCGATACCGTCCTTCTACGAGATCCCCCTGGAAGGCGGTGCGGCCGCCGTGGGGGCGCAGGAGAACCTCGCTGGTGCGGTCGCCTGGAAAGGGCGCATCTATCCGACCCAGTACATCGGGAACGGCGAGAAGTTCGGGGTGGAGGACTATCTCGAGGAGGCCGTCCGCCGGCAGCTGGAGTTCACCGGCTGCGAACCGTCCGTCATCGCGGAAGACATGCACCCGGCATATGCCAACCGCGCTTTCGCGGCCCGCCTGGCCGAGGAATGGGGCGCAGAGGTCACCGATGTGCAGCATCACCATGCGCATGCGGTGTCCCTGATGGCCGATTCCGGGATCTGGGACCATCTCACCGTCCTCGCGCTCGACGGCACCGGGCACGGCGACGACGGGGCGGCCTGGGGAGGCGAGGTCATGTCGTGCACCCTGGGCTCCTACGAACGCCTGGCACATCTGCAGTACCTCCCCCTGATCGGAGGGCAGAAGGCGGTAGAGGACATCCGCAGGCTCAGGCTCGCCGCCGACCTCGCCAACGGCGCTGAGACCGATACGGGATTCTCGGATGCCGAGCTGTCAGTCCTCTCTAAGTTGGCCGGGAGGAGCGTGAGGAGCTCGTCCTTCGGGAGGTTCCTGGACGCTCTGGCATATTCGCTCGAAGTGTGCAGGGCCCGTACCTACGACGGGGAGCCGGCCATGAAGCTGGAACATCTTCTGGCCCGCGGGCATCTGATCGACGGGTTCGGGACGGAGACCGTGAGGGGAGAGATCCAGACAGCGCCGCTGTTCCTCAGGCTCGGAAAGGCGGACCCGGCCGACGAGGCCTATTCCGCCGTGCACGGAGTGCTGGCAGAGATGGTCTCCGCCGCTTCCATGAACGCAGAGGCCGAGGGGGAGGACCGCATAGGCATCACCGGGGGGGTGTCCTACGATGTCCCGATCGTGAAGATGGCGGAAGAGCTCGCGGAGGAGCGCGGCATGAGGCTGATCGTCCATTCCCGCGTCCCGAACGGCGACGGAGGGATCTCGACGGGCCAGGCGGTCTGCGCGCTGGCACGCGCCGGGGAGAGAAGACTGGATTAA
- a CDS encoding phosphoglycerate mutase, whose protein sequence is MISTDNTLFVLLDGMEDDPCPELGGKKPYEAAEMPFIRKAAPNLAWTTGRGYTQLFLNEFWTGHAPDPSTSRAAIEACGLGLDMGHGRTAFRMSPAFIGDGTVKWAYGVDDRADDLMQSVKDNMYLLDDCAPEMKFFVHGRAVITLDYGDYVPEPGPQAPVDGPFVPIAGPMGELVMQVASENEGLTLYPWGIGKVGHIYPAFPCVRKMTAISDSPTALGIAAMIGHKTQLIEDIDDRFPAALKALREGNVFLHMDEVDEYSHEKDPMKKKRILEHIDSMMSEYFSDCSRMVFFVDHGTSCVTGKHILMDVPFRTSFECFGQGEHVELPALVPKLMGGM, encoded by the coding sequence GTGATTTCGACGGACAATACGCTCTTCGTTCTTCTCGACGGCATGGAGGATGACCCGTGCCCGGAGCTCGGGGGGAAGAAACCCTACGAGGCCGCGGAAATGCCCTTCATTAGGAAGGCCGCCCCGAACCTGGCATGGACTACCGGCAGGGGATATACCCAGCTGTTCCTGAACGAGTTCTGGACCGGGCACGCCCCTGATCCCTCGACCTCCCGCGCGGCGATCGAGGCCTGCGGGCTCGGGCTGGACATGGGCCACGGAAGGACCGCCTTCCGCATGAGCCCCGCGTTCATCGGGGACGGGACCGTGAAATGGGCCTACGGAGTGGACGACCGCGCCGACGACCTCATGCAGAGCGTGAAGGACAACATGTACCTCCTGGACGACTGCGCCCCGGAGATGAAGTTCTTCGTGCACGGCCGCGCCGTCATCACCCTGGACTACGGGGACTATGTTCCCGAGCCCGGGCCCCAGGCCCCCGTGGACGGCCCCTTCGTGCCGATAGCCGGCCCTATGGGCGAGCTGGTCATGCAGGTGGCCTCGGAGAACGAGGGCCTCACGCTCTATCCCTGGGGCATCGGGAAGGTCGGGCACATCTACCCCGCCTTCCCCTGCGTCAGGAAGATGACCGCTATCTCGGACAGCCCGACCGCCTTGGGAATCGCCGCCATGATCGGGCACAAGACCCAGCTGATCGAGGACATCGACGACAGGTTCCCGGCTGCCCTGAAAGCGCTCAGGGAGGGGAACGTCTTCCTCCACATGGACGAGGTCGATGAGTACAGCCACGAGAAGGACCCCATGAAGAAGAAGCGCATCCTGGAGCACATCGACTCGATGATGTCCGAATACTTCTCGGACTGCAGCAGGATGGTGTTCTTCGTCGACCACGGCACGTCCTGCGTCACCGGCAAGCACATCCTGATGGACGTCCCCTTCAGGACCAGCTTCGAATGCTTCGGGCAGGGCGAGCACGTAGAGCTCCCCGCCCTGGTCCCCAAGCTGATGGGAGGGATGTGA
- a CDS encoding TIGR00303 family protein, whose amino-acid sequence MKRIWGKRGIFTCTIASTLTSTIPGISEAGDTPELTLFTGPADAELLMAGKVLCMKDIPMNPGNIPTPATLTKAALELSGMPFAIINGGSKVTPRIPCIEVGGVTGEKITGGHAMEHDNVMRAFEYGKILGKHLADTYDYVVVSESCAGGTTTALAVLLAMGVIRENLVSSSSPKNPKKFKWDTVMEGFKAAGISIGDLKDNPLKAIELFGDPMMPVNLGIALGAAPSVPVMFGGGTQMAPVMAAALKLDPSIIGNIVQGTTRWLLADPNSSMERIAEAVSPELPIVCINMDYSESPYEGLQAYEWGYIKEGVGCGGSCVAAVASSSGAIGCREILARVEKIYSGLVRPE is encoded by the coding sequence ATGAAGAGGATCTGGGGGAAGAGGGGGATATTCACCTGCACCATCGCCTCCACCCTGACCTCCACCATCCCGGGGATCTCCGAGGCAGGGGACACCCCCGAGCTCACCCTGTTCACCGGCCCGGCCGATGCCGAGCTCCTCATGGCGGGGAAGGTCCTCTGCATGAAGGACATCCCGATGAACCCCGGGAACATCCCCACTCCCGCCACGCTCACCAAAGCCGCCCTGGAGCTCTCCGGGATGCCGTTCGCGATCATCAACGGCGGTTCGAAGGTAACCCCCAGGATCCCCTGCATAGAGGTCGGGGGAGTCACCGGGGAGAAGATCACCGGCGGGCATGCCATGGAGCATGACAACGTCATGAGGGCGTTCGAGTACGGGAAGATCCTCGGGAAGCACCTCGCGGACACATACGATTACGTCGTGGTGAGCGAGAGCTGCGCCGGCGGCACCACCACCGCTCTCGCCGTCCTCCTCGCCATGGGCGTCATCAGGGAGAACCTTGTGAGCAGCAGCTCCCCGAAGAACCCCAAGAAGTTCAAGTGGGACACCGTGATGGAAGGGTTCAAAGCAGCCGGGATCTCCATCGGGGACCTGAAGGATAACCCCCTGAAGGCGATCGAGCTATTCGGGGACCCTATGATGCCGGTGAACCTCGGCATCGCGCTGGGAGCGGCCCCCAGCGTGCCCGTGATGTTCGGCGGGGGGACGCAGATGGCCCCGGTGATGGCCGCCGCCCTGAAGCTCGACCCGTCCATCATCGGCAACATCGTCCAGGGGACCACCAGGTGGCTCCTCGCCGACCCCAATTCCAGCATGGAGAGGATCGCCGAGGCCGTCTCCCCGGAACTGCCGATCGTCTGCATCAACATGGATTATTCAGAGTCCCCGTACGAGGGGCTGCAGGCCTACGAGTGGGGGTACATCAAGGAAGGCGTCGGATGCGGCGGGTCCTGCGTGGCAGCCGTCGCCTCGAGCTCCGGGGCCATAGGATGCAGGGAGATACTGGCCCGCGTGGAGAAGATCTACTCCGGGCTTGTCAGGCCTGAATGA